From Daucus carota subsp. sativus chromosome 6, DH1 v3.0, whole genome shotgun sequence:
tatataattctacaattaaaactggtaggaaatatttatcttggattaaaatatccggcttattaattttaaaatatattagataaaaataattttgtgacagtacgatttatataattctacaattaaaactggtaggaaatatttattttggattaaaatatccggcttattaattttgaaatatattagataaaaataattttatgacggtgcgatttatatgattctacaattaaagctggtaggaaatatttattttggattaaaaaaatcataaacatgtgaaagacagaatttgttttaagttcagaaaatgaattataaacatgcaagtagataacAGTTGCCTTGTAtatagaattagaagttaattttgttataatttaacggtgcttatttgttcaatatacgatccaacggatgataagctttttgaacatgtgaccatgcgaccaaattatctcccttacgcttattatatataagtataatatatatatattgaaatgcTATAAGTACAAAATTAGAAGTAAAAACTACAAACTTAATACAGGTCTTTGAATTGAATTATCTAATCTAACATTCTCATACAAGTCATCATACAATTAAAATACATGATATCACATAATTTCTTCCgtctttaatttaatttgtgCCATTAATCGGATGAACTTTTTTAAATATGACTTCACTATTTTTCTTCATATTCCAACAATCAATTTGCATaccatatgtattatatttcgatataatttaataagaatattattttaatttatagaaATCTCCTTAATTGTCATAAATCTCCTTAAAATATCAACTACAACTAAAGAAAAATTAAGGACAATGATAACTCAGGAAAGTATAAACAGTTATGAAATCAAACatcagaaataaaaatgagtatGCCGATAAATCGTAGGAATGCTATTTTTCAAGAAGTTAAATATGAGGACAACAATTCAGAACCCCCACACACACTTCAAGAAGTGAAATATGAGGACAACGATTTAGAAGACCCCCCACACACATAAAAAAAAGTGACAACTCAATGTAGACAAAGTGAGAAATATTTTACTATAAAAAATAGCAATACTCTCTAATCTATTGCATGTGTAGTTTAAGtgataaaaattattgaaaaacatcataattttaaaaataatgcataaataaatcgtgcatttaACAATTTGTAACTAGAGTTCAACATTGGGTATGGAACAtttattatcattgtgttgaatataacTATACCtttggggtttgggtagggtatagaaacataaatattggttatataatacgtttaacttagttcttacattgaaaaattagtttatgtaattctccaacacaattttaatcgatgttcaacaaaaaatcttaaaaaaatgttgaactcaagttatatatgtgttgaacaaaaaaggtTTGTAAATTTGTGCCAAAACCTTCCcatatatatagggcattgctcaaagaagaacactcttaaaagaacaaagaagaacactttagaatccaatatagaatctcatctacaACTTGGATTAAACtctaattttaagctaattaaacttttattatgaataataatattatctaccatgtttaacaataaatatggattaaaaataacatgattctatgtaatattaatcgtgcaaaatatacatatatgattccATTCTAGATTCTGCTCTGAATTCTATTCTGGactctataatatttcatattaataatttggatgagtttggattttagattttatatattgagtttaattggtgtttaactatgtaattatgatcttaacaaatcattttttgtgaaaaataaggtgttatgatagtgttctgtgatGTTCtctttttaaagtgttctgtgtggagtgcaacccatatatatatacacacacacacaaaaacatatatatgtatgtatgtatattaaagctcatgtttatattatatacagcTAATGAGCCAGGATACTACCAGAGATGAATCATCTTAAGCAATCAAGAGAGACAAAATCTCAGACTAGGAGAATAACTTGATTCCTAGGCTTCATAAGCTCCTAGGAAATTGTTTATACATAAAGATAGTTCATATATGCTGATAATGCCTTGTACTTGGATGCTTAAAAAAAAAACCCGGTCGAACAGAAGACAAGATAAAAGAACTACTGAAATTCACACTTAAGCAAGAAGGCTCCCAGAACAGGAAAGGGAGCAACTGAACCATCAAATTCAAGACATGCCAGATACTTAATGGAATCATACAGTAGAAGTGAAAAGCAACCACAGGTTAAATATAGCAAATTAAAGACCAGTTAAAGGTGAATTTAATGCCTTTGACTAAAAGTAAAGAGCTATCAGAAGTGTATGGAACGAAAAAGATTAGCTGCAAAACAAACTTTCACACAGTAGTCTACCTGTCTATACATTAATCTTGACCCAAAGTTTTGACAGTAATATCTAGCTCTGTTTTTCTCAGAATATGTACAGATTGATAGGAAGCCCTACTGAATATGTACAAATTGATAAGAAGCCTTACTTCAATCTTGAAACCACGAACATCACTTAGACACTTGCGGCTCCATACACAACGCCTAAAAGGCATAACAAGCAAACAATGTAAAATCAGCCTTAACTGCAAAAATAGGTATACTTATTTCCACTTGCaagaaaaattatcattttgtaAAAGCCTCCTAAATCTTATAAGGAATCCCTTAGCAAACTTAATGTTGCCTGATCTCATACAAATAATTACTTTGGACACCATACGTAATGCTGTTAGCTCTCATGGCAGTACTAATTCTTAAAAAACCCCGAGTAAAAGTAAATTCCCCTTTATAATCATGTATTAGAATTTGTCTTTGAAACATTCATTCTCTGACTTAGGCTTGTGCCTGGTTGCATAAATATCGTAAAAATTAGCTAATGAAAAGATAAGCATTTAAAGGAATGGTCAGTCAATATCTTGAATCATGCTCCCTGCATTACCCTTCCTTCACATAATCCACACGTATCAGCCAAAATGTTTTATAAGAAgacaataatattaaaaaaaaaactataaaagCACTCACCATAGTATAGATCAAAATTAGCCCCATGCCATTGAAGAAGCATAATTAACTACCAGTTTGCCATCAAAACCAAAATTCTGCAGCACACAACAAACTACAGTTATTGTGGAAATGACAAAAAGACCAAGATCAGCTGCCAACTGGTTAAAGTAAACATTATGCTGCTGAACTCCATACAAAATGACACAGCATCTAGCCAGCGATGAAACTTCTAAATGTGAATAGGtagaaattttctaaatttGTAGTTAATATGATGGCCAGCTGGTTAGCAGCCAAGAACTGTTTAATCAGTAATTAAATACAGATACCCAATGTGCTGTTTATCCAAGTTTTTAATGTGTACAGAAATGAGTCAAATGGTGAATCACTCTGTATACTTTTTATAGAGCCAGCGTAATTTAAATATAGAGGAATGCAATATAAGAGAGAAACAAATTAGACAAAATGCTTGTTTAAAAAACTTAACTAGTAAATTACGAAATGCGAATGTTATATTAACTGTTTGATGAATAAACGGCAAGTAGTATGGACTGatataaaacttttttttttgataagcgatatatatatcattcaaaTATAAGTAGGTAAAATATCCCCACTTAACAAGCATCCACAGAACTTACATTATATAGATCATTCACCAGTTCATCCGGGTTAGGAGAGAAGGCACTATTAATATACACAAACTggaagaaggaaaagaaaaaggagCAATTAATCCAAGTCCAGAGAATTTCTTCaactgaaaaaagaaaaaaaattgttgagCATCTGCTATCTACCAATGTCTCCCTGTGAAGTTGGCGGCGAAGAAAATCAATAACTTTGGCAAACTTGTCTGTCCCACCAATCTGCCCATCCAAAAGTTTTAACACTTGTAGAGTAAGATTAACAATTTTTAGCACAATACAAGCATAGGGTACTATCTAACTAATTAGTGGTATTAAAAGAGCAGTgttaacaaataataaaaagcaACTTACACCTCTAAAACCACATTGTAATCAGAATACATTTGTAGCAAAACATATACCCAAATGTTTGCTACACAAAGTAGCTTATTCACTATAGTCATAAGACATCACATCCATGTGTGGACTGGGAAGTTCATAAAACTTTGAAAACggacaaattttctttttacctCCTATGTCGCTCGGCaatatccccccccccccccccacacacacacttCTCAGTTGCCTACAATGAAGTCGGCCATTAAAATACTTTTACCAAAAAGAATTTCAATCTGTAATCTTGTAGCTAAGTCTATTATATTACGCAACTAAAGCACTCCAGGGTTCATATGTACTATATGCAAAAGACAATACTTCTAGTTTTTTCTTACTCGCGTATCTTATTTAACTGTGAATGTCTTAACTGAAACATCCTTTTCAAGAGATTGGAGTTTCGACCCGCTTTCAGTTTAACAACCAGTTTATCCAACCTGTATCACTTTCTCAGACTACagaattaaaaaattcattccCTAAATTTAGTATTCCCTGCACTAGAATAGATCATACAACTAGCATTATTCGACACATGCATTTCCTACATGGTCTTTTAATCATCGAGCCAAATGAAAAACAGTCATATTAATGATAAATACAATACACACACATCATTGTGACCTAGGATTTCAAACAGGGTTCATCTCAACAAAATCACAATAAACATTAAATTGTTATCAAAATAGGGCGAGCTAAATTTGAAgcgaataataataaaaaaagtacTTTGAACTTGGATTGCTTGAGGATCGGAGCGTCACCAGTGGCTCTTAGGTGAACTACCACTGCAATTAATCGTTAAAATTTGTCAAATCAGTTATCTGTAgagatatttttattattgttcttatatataataataataataataataataataataataataataataagatttaTATAATCTTAGAGATTAAAAAGAGTGATGACCTTTACGAGCAGCATTAGCTTGAGATTCTGAAGCCATTCACGATCGTCTCCCAAGCTTAATAGTTGCGTGACAGATGAGTTCGTTAATGTAAACCCTGTATACATACACgtgcaaattttaaatatgtttcTTTGGCTAATAAGATATTATATTAACAGCATGAgtaatatttaacaaaaattcaaaatttgtgaGTAGCCTAACTAGTAATTACACATAATGACATAAACCAAAATAAAACACCTACACATGCTGCCTGCACCTTCTAAATCTATACTAATCTAGTTGATAAATAAACCACACGCTTGCTTGCTTGGTTGCTTAACATATACAGCCCTTGAAAATTTAACTAGATAAGTCAGTAATGTACATGATCCGAGTCATCGAATTGAATATCATGATTAATTTCTGGCTAGTACAGCTTAGTACAATTTAATAAATCTAAACAACAATACAATTACatgagcagcagcagcagcagctagACCTTAATTACGAAAGTGCTGATTGCATATATGCTGAAAAACGGAAATACATAGCAACAATGCGCCAtttatcaattgatcagctaagCTAGTAAATTAACAATAATCAGCAGCTACACTAATCAGCATATATCAACAGCTACAGGGAAAATCATATACATTCAAACATCCATTAAAATATGTTCATCGGAGTATAAACATATAACTtgcataagaaaataaaaaaaaataaagacataCCCAATAATCGAGTTCTCTCGGGGATGGAGTTGTGAGGTTTTGTCTTTTGAATGAGGAGAGCGAGATTGGGGATTAGGGTAGCTGTAGCTGTAGGAGGAAATAGATTTAGTTTTGGTTTTTAACTCCACCACCGCTGTTAGACCTGTTCAAAGGTAGGTTTTTAGTGTATTTTcgtattttatgtatttaaagtaaaatttatattcgtcatttattaatttcttgtatTTAGTTTGAAACTTATATTTGATCTGAAACATTTTCTGTATTTTTTGTGTACTTTTCTTATAAaagtattaatataattttaatcaaaaattattttaatatatattttcctatgtaattttactaaatatgagtgatatatttttgtttgcATACAATCTctacaaatttattaatttatttaatatatatctacataatacatataaatatatattttacacaattatatatttaatatattttaaaatatataattaaattatgtacaaatattCCGTGTACCCAAAATGAGAATCCATATTCAACACGAAATCTATCATGTAATTTCGTGTTcatgtaccttcattttcgtgattcaaaaatcaaaattcatatCCATTTTTTTGTGTCATTTTATGTCGTATTATGTATCAAATTGTCGGGCCTATAGTTAAATCCAATCTAGTTTTAGAACACCGTCACTATTATATAATTCTGaggttattttaaaatatttaaatcatccTTTTTTAAAAGGAGTTAGAATTTTACATTTATGAGTTATTGtggttataaaataattatatttatataaatttttgtaagaagatattttgtaaaatgcaaaaaataaaataaattcctACTATATGATACTAGCATTTAAACAGTGTTACGCTATGAAgttatttgttaataaaaattatttttattaaaatataaattcaaaatataatttttttgaacatcatttatacaattttattaCATACGCTTATATATAAATCCTttttacataataaaaatatatcttaaatattctaaaacacCTATAAATTTGTGTATTattatatccaaaaaaaatactaaatcaTATTATGTTTGatcgtatattatatatagagttTGGTTCAGTATAGTGCAATATAGTCCTTGTAGACCGAAGAATCCACCGTtggattataaaattaataaatggtTGAGATTTATTAATGActaatatagttattttttaaaattttatattgttatgtATACGTATCTTTTGGAGCGTGTATGTAGCAACATACATGTAGAAATCGACAGCAAACCTTGTAACGCAATCGGAAAGAACCGGCGGTTACAGAACAATCATTATCCTTTAAAGAGTAAGATTAGTGCAGCACGATCATTTTATTCACCGGATTCGGGGACAAAcggtctcttttttttttcaccaTCAACTACCATATTTAGAGGCAAGTTGGAGAACTCTACCCATCCCTTTTGCTCATGACCAACCTAACGATTCTTCCACATAAATCATGTTAAGTTTGTTTGGACCAATAAAATTAACCACCGTATAGCACGTTTATTGTTTGGTGCTTAGTGCTGCAAGCGGGGGAGATGAACGATAATTGCTGAAGAACACAATAGAAACAACTTTGGGATGATGTGTATGAAAGTGCTGAACATTTCACAAACTGCATAaatctacgagtatgtagatcctgacaaaaaaaaaaaaaaaaacatgcccTGATTTACAATTGTGTGCTTgtaactgccacatgaaagtaGTAACTATCATGTATTACACCGTATAGGTGAGAGTTGGTATGTATacagatttaaaaaaattaaaaaaaatagggaTAATGGTGACCATTAGATTAAATAAAATGGATGGCTAAGATGTTGGTCTTCAATACTACAGTACTTTTGTGGTCTACAAGGAactttgctcatatatatatatatatatataagatgaggtcgaaaatgacatttgaaaactggaacttgaaattaggaattgtagttgcatatatggttgcatatgcaaccaccgtatttttggaaaatattttcaaaaagatagtatatttgaaagattttagagaaggtagtatttttgaaaataagattgaaaaaacagtatacaaggTAATTTCCctagtataaaattataaacaacaagattatacaaattttttttagggaacaagattataatattaatagacTAATAGACTGCAGTGTTATGTTAATTATGTTTATGTACCTAAATATAATACGACCAAAAGGAAGGTCGATACAGGAATCCAGTTCCGTAACCACTGACTTTTTCTATATTGCAATTGACAAGTGTGAATTGTAAAGAAAAAGTTGACAAATAATGTGTTTATTGGgcatcaaattatattataatattgtaatgTGATATCTGCCCAACCTGTTGGCTTAATAAGCGTTTTTATACGTACAGTTTATGAGAATTAAAAGGAAAGTGCTTATCTTGCATTGCAGGGGAGGAAAACGGAGAGGTCGATGGTGGCGAGGAAGATCTCGCAGCTGAGGTGGCTCCAGAACCCTTGGATGTTGACTAAAGTGGTGTTCTTCCCTCAACTGGCGCATGGCTTCTGTCCCCTTCAAACTCTAAtctattagttttaattatctCCTAATTAAGATTTTAAGTGGTTCTAGTTTTATTCAGTTCTGTTAAGTTCAGTTTATTTCAATTTGATGATGGTTGTAAGGGCTAAGCCCGAATATTATTCTGGTGGTTGTTGGTAGGGCGGTGCCCTGGATTTTATATGGAGTGCTTGACACTTcatatgattattattattaatgaattagTACTTGTTTATCGTAAAAAAAAGTGCTTATCTTGCATTTCATAATTGGATATATTGTTGTTGAGAATCAGACTCATTATTCTTGAAATTTCCATCTCATTTAAGATCTTCCATCCCgttaatttgttttggattcttTTTTTGGTGGCTTAGATGTTTGATCTGTTGTTTGTCCTTGTTCGTTCATATAAGCAGGGGCTTGCTTGCAGAATGTCATTTGTCAAGAAGCATGAGGAAACTACTTGCTGAATGAAGAAGTAGATTAATGTCTTAACTTGAAATTTCTTTGCCTTTTGGTTCCAATGTATGCAAGCTGAAGActtttaaactttattttatgaTGCTATTAAACCATGTTTTCTCTTCATTTCAATATTTAGTCATGTCATGCAGTGCTAGAAAATCGAAGTGCTGTAAATCTCAGCTTTATATAAGATTTGTTATtctatgtaattttatttaatataccaTGCTCGTTTTTTGGGACTAAGGCTATGTAGTTTTGGACAAAGCGAAACATCTGTTGTACTAAAAATCTAGTGCAATAGATAATGAATTTTCCTACAAGTCCCCGGTGGGCTACAAGTTCTTCCTGTTGCTTACCAGCATAAATGATTATGTTTGGTAACACAAACACGTAACTCACTATATCACTACATCTAAATGATAGTTGAAACCATTTTAAACTACGATTCAATAATATCAGCCTCTAAATGACATACTGACTCTGCGGCCTTGGTAGGCACAATGAGTCAAATGGATTCTGTTTTATATGATGTTGTGATCATTAAGATTAACATTGATGTCCTTAAGGAGATAGAAGATACAGGAAGTCTTAGCATCCTGAATGAGCTGACTGCTACAAACAGAAACTGTACAGTGCTTCATCTTGCTTGCCGATACGGAAGTATCGGATGTGTTGAACATATTTTAAGTGTGGATCAACTCAAAAGGTGAGATGGGTTGAACTTTTTACTTAGagaaaaatgtaaataaattataattaacaaTCAAAGGAGGGTAATAATATGTGGCCTAAGAGCAATCTAGTGTAAGTATTTTCGTTCATGCAGAGAATAGTGCCAAGAAACCTCAAAGAGAGCAGGACATAATCTCCACCTGGGTGTTCATCGTTATAAAAGGAGATGACATCATACACCAGTTATGCAAAATCCATTGTATCATCATATATCCCACTTTATAGCATAGTAAATTTGTAGGCAAACTTTTTGTGCTACTGTGAAGCTTAAAACGAGGTAAGAAATACCTCACAGTTCACACACTAAGAAGTAAAGCTCAAGATGTTAAAGTGACAATGTAAGTGTCACTTCACATGCCTTGAAAGTGATGTATTTGGTGGTGTACTTCATGCCTTTAAAACATTGTAGCAACAGATACTCTaggataataaataatatagagGATAAACTTCTTGTTTGAGGGTGTACAGAGTTCTTCCATGACCTTTCAGACCACttggctttttctttttcttgaaaTAAGTCTTCCATGAGCAGAAACATCCTTCAACCTTTCAGACCACTTGGCTTTTTCCTGAAATAAGACATCACAAAAATTTAGAAGGAAATATGAGATGGCAACATATCTGACAGATATCTAATTTATTTGGAAAGTAAATTACAGTCAGAGGCGGATCTTGATAGGGCAAGAGGGGTCAGTCGACCCCCCTTAAATTTATCCGTCATTGCTTACAGTATCACTCAATGCCAACCATTCTTCTTCTGCCTGATCCAAGATCTCGCGTGGTACCTTTATTGGAAAAATCATGGAGAAATTAATTAGCACCAACTCATACAAGAATTGACAAAGGAGAGGAAGAGAGATATCTTACTGTTTTATTTGGGGTTGGCTGTGGGTGAGTCTGGTAATATCATGGGAAGAAGTCCACAAAcctgtaattaaaaaaaaagcacaaaatcaaatcatcatataaaaaatcataaagaaaaaaaaaatcgaagTTACATATTCACAAAGAGCAAAAGAATTTTCTTTACAAGGTAATGAGAATTTATAGCCTATATATGTAGTTCCAACTCATATCTTCTGACTACCAAATTAACCACCACCATAACTCTCGGTGACATGAGTATCAACAAGATTTAACAAGTTCAAACTATTATTGGAGAAGCTTCTCTGAAGGCAGAATCAAGTTATGGTGTGGTATTTAAATTAGGACTATCCAAATTTACATATTTGAATCATCTACATAATTCCTTATTTAAATCCAAACATCATAGATTTGTCTTCAAACAAAACTATTATAATGTAACTAGACCTTTTTCCATGATTCATAGTGACATTTGGGGACTTGCATTTGCTGGAAATGTTGGTAGTATATTACCTTAGAGAAATTTTACTCATATTCTTGTTATACTTGCTCAAAGACAGATCTGACGCCAAAAAACTTTCATGAACTTTCATAATATGGTCAAAACTCAAAACTCCACCAATATTTAAATCTTAGAagctaataataataaagagtaTTTTAACGAAATTTTAGGTGAAAATGGAATTACTAATCATAGTTCTTGCACTTTGAACACCCATAGGGACTCGACTTTTACTACATTGGTATTACTTAACACGTAAACATGGAAGCTAGTCACAGATCCTCTTAATTTTGTGTACGAAAAACACTGTGTAATCAAAGAAAGGGaaacaatatatttatgttgagtttaaaatatttcaGAACATATAATTCTGggtttgttttaaaatatttaaattatccttcaaaaacaaataggaattttatatttatgaattcTTCTagctataaaataattatatttatatatatttttataagagAATATCTTGTAAAAGCAACAAGTAAAACAAATTCTTAATATATGTTAGTAGTGTTTTAACTGTGACGCTCCGattttttaatagaaattatttttatttttttattttaatagaaaTATAAACTCTAAGTATAAATTACTAAAGTatcattcataaaattttattacataaatttatataaatccttttttaaataataaaattatttttaaatatatttcaaatcacCTGTAAGCTTatctattattatatcaaaCCAAACACatattaaatcatatattatttttagtcatatattatatataatagtttcttctcacatatatatatttttttatcatatattgtatataataatttttttatatcgtAAAAAGATCGCTGTTAGAGGTAGTTGAGTATCAGGTATTGATTCCAATATCATAATCCAAAATTTAATCTGAGATTCCAATATCATAATCCAAAATTTAATCTGAATCTACCTAATCTTCCAATTAGGTTTAAGATGGGTTACTTTGATTTTTGATACCCGTTCAAACGCGAATAAAGATCCCGTGAAAATTTAcgtaaaatctaaaatatttaatattaattaatacatatcatactatataaatattctaatatgaaataataaataaaaagagtaaatagaattacataaaaatatatttttttaataatatatatgatatttatgcgtgaaatatatttcttttataatatatacgaaAATCGGGGAGATGCGTAACATGTCACATGGATCACAAAGCGGGGCGAGAAACTCCCAATTTTTTGTTTACATGGAATGGTGATCAATTAAAGGCCGGTCATATGAAGCAGATGCATCTCATCTCCTTAATATagtcattattatttattataatcatataatttagtTAACGTGCCCTTGTAAACttataaatatatctaaatCAACATACAGTAGGGTGAATGCCCGATATAACCTTCTTACATCAACTGCTGCCCAAAATGACTAGGAGCGGGAAAAGTGACCAAAATGACCAAAGAAATTCGCATTCAGAGAATGCGTATATTGTGTTCGCATTCCTTGGATGCGCATCTCCTGAATGATTTGATACACACGCATTAGCACTATGCGAGGCTACACTAaacttcataattttttaaaattagttatGCTCTTCAAGGATGCGTGCTAAGTATATACGCATTGTCAAAATGCGCATACTTGTCTTACATGTATGTGTGCGGACATGTGACAGACCTGTGTGTAAGTGTTGataaaagagagaaaaagaatGATGTGTGATGTGTCTGGTATGTATAATAAAAGGAAAGAGAGATGCATGCATGGGATGAGGATGCACATAGCCACATACTTCAAAAAAAGATACACGATGTACTTCAATAGTAGTTTTGTTTTGATCCTGTACACGCATTCGTGGAATGCGAAGATGAATGGTTAAAAAAGGCAACAATCCCCACATTAGTTATTTCAGGCATAGAGTACATGAATATTCGTTATTTAGGTCATTATCTCCATACAGTATGTggtcattttataaaatatgtgtacgctgttaatttatatatgaaagtatgaaacacatatattattaattttataaaagtatactTATACaaatttgagatatttttttagtgacttgaatttttttaaatttctttttaataaagGTTACATATAATACAAGTTATTCCTTATCGcagttaagtcataagtcacaatATTAAACTCAATCAAATGGGCTCTTGGCCATAAGAGCAAGTctaatagtaatattttatctcgttaaaaactaaaatcatgactCCAATGATGTTTTCTAAGAAACCAACCATTATAATCATTTTATGTTAGCATAAAAAATTATCCTTTGGTGCTGAATTATTCAAAATATCTCCGTCTATTTAAGCACAATCATTAGACTTGAGCTAATATCTGCGTACCGTTCGCTGAtgaaaataaacataaattataCAAGTATAATCGGCAACTCCAATGCTACAATATACATCTAGAGCAATTTCATTACGAACAAAACCAGAaaacttatgttgtgtttggttggggtgaat
This genomic window contains:
- the LOC108225285 gene encoding ubiquitin-like protein ATG12 encodes the protein MASESQANAARKVVVHLRATGDAPILKQSKFKIGGTDKFAKVIDFLRRQLHRETLFVYINSAFSPNPDELVNDLYNNFGFDGKLVVNYASSMAWG